A single genomic interval of Dysidea avara chromosome 8, odDysAvar1.4, whole genome shotgun sequence harbors:
- the LOC136262982 gene encoding uncharacterized protein isoform X2, whose product MPPGRPRTGRATYAFVRLREETHKLWLEAKRSLAASSDDALACCLLQNIRRNVSSSALEPLSTPVAKVVGTTQSSDLSVVAGQHRCDDLFLCSTPVHSSTRNESRLVSSDRRGERLKHPVLFRAEEEESSSDCEATPQLQQECNRQAEDSTLTSVSIIDHPSTMLADGYWQQSNWQAEESTLTSVSTIDYSSTMLAEESSQQSGSVCTSDEIRTVQNASYILNGTSSESDDDTYIVSDDYTSECSSGSEDVEEELESNEISVQGIEGANIKVLCNLDKLLMLFSGKCHKPGCVENCSIAKYKVIGCCVLIHSQCTNKHIFVWKSSEMLTSRTNNKLFQNNLLFASAIILSGQSYYKIADFANVLGLSVSSSSSFHCYQRHYICPGIEVFFNAEQDKLLSTYRGKRVVLAADGRCDSPGNSAKYCTYSLMDHETNKILHVETVDKREVRLQSPNMEREAFSRSIAHVLQLVECPEVITDASSSVRKMIETQYPQMLHSLDVWHKSKKLKKALAEAGKRKGMDKLLKWSSNIVNHFWYCCRTSNGDVQILKIKWSALLHHVIDEHQWLDGRCEHDDLTGPPTDGDGRVLQYFRRNEPSFRVLQKLIMDPKWLESMKYYTKFRHTGNLESFHNLVLAYVSKRHAYQNQAYQARIQLAVLDNNAHCTRDPAYNKSGAALYARKYRKQSKKWDATPIKKRKDYNYMPKIIDTIEEQQYNFSGPLKKKRPLPQGHPAHIQATIGDSQPTSTSIIVQNKRSRFS is encoded by the exons ATGCCACCTGGACGTCCACGTACTGGAAGAGCTACATACGCCTTCGTGAGACTTCGAGAAGAGACTCACAAGTTATGGTTAGAGGCAAAACGTTCCCTTGCGGCTAGTAGCGACGATGCGTTGGCTTGTTGTCTCCTTCAAAATATCCGAAGAAACGTTAGTAGCAGCGCTCTCGAGCCACTGAGTACGCCAGTTGCAAAAGTTGTGGGAACAACACAGAG CTCAGATTTGTCAGTGGTTGCTGGACAACATCGTTGTGATGATTTATTTTTGTGTTCCACACCAGTTCACAGTTCTACAAGAAATGAATCAAGGCTTGTAAGTAGCGACAGAAGAGGTGAGAGGCTCAAGCATCCAGTTTTGTTTCGTGCTGAGGAAGAGGAGTCAAGTAGTGATTGTGAGGCTACACCACAGCTGCAACAGGAGTG TAACAGACAAGCTGAGGACAGTACATTGACATCAGTGTCAATCATAGATCACCCATCAACAAT GCTGGCTGATGGCTACTGGCAACAAAG CAACTGGCAAGCCGAGGAGAGCACATTGACATCTGTTTCAACTATTGATTACTCATCAACCAT GCTGGCCGAAGAAAGCTCACAACAAAG TGGCTCAGTGTGTACCAGTGATGAAATAAG GACTGTACAGAATGCTTCTTATATATTGAATGGCACTTCATCTGAGTCAGATGATGATACGTACATAGTATCGGATGATTA TACATCTGAATGCTCATCTGGCTCTGAAGATGTAGAGGAAGAATTGGAATCCAATGAAATATCTGTACAAG GTATTGAAGGAGCAAACATCAAGGTGTTATGTAACCTGGATAAGCTGTTGATGTTATTCTCTGGAAAATGTCACAAACCTGGTTGTGTAGAGAATTGCTCTATTGCTAAATACAAAGTCATTGGCTGTTGTGTCCTGATTCATAGTCAGTGCACCAATAAGCACATTTTTGTCTGGAAATCATCAGAAATGTTAACTAGCAGAACTAACAATAAACTTTTCCAAAACAACCTTTTATTTGCGTCAGCAATAATTCTATCAGGGCAGAGCTACTATAAAATAGCCGATTTTGCAAATGTGTTGGGGTTATCGGTTTCATCAAGCTCTTCCTTTCATTGCTACCAAAGACATTATATATGTCCTGGAATAGAAGTGTTCTTTAATGCAGAACAG GACAAACTCCTATCCACTTATCGTGGTAAGCGCGTTGTTTTGGCTGCGGACGGAAGATGTGATTCTCCTGGAAACAGTGCTAAATATTGCACGTACTCACTTATGGACCATGAAACTAACAAAATTCTTCATGTTGAAACAGTGGACAAAAGGGAGGTCAGATTGCAGTCACCTAACATGGAACGAGAAGCATTCTCTAGATCCATAGCCCATGTATTGCAGTTGGTTGAATGTCCTGAAGTCATTACTGATGCATCATCCTCAGTGCGCAAGATGATAG AAACTCAGTACCCACAAATGCTGCATTCACTAGATGTTTGGCACAAatcaaaaaaattgaaaaaagCATTAGCTGAG GCTGGTAAGCGCAAGGGCATGGATAAATTATTAAAGTGGAGCTCCAATATTGTGAATCACTTCTGGTACTGTTGTCGTACTAGTAATGGAGATGTACAAATACTGAAG ATAAAGTGGTCTGCCCTGCTACATCATGTCATTGATGAGCATCAATGGCTTGATGGACGATGCGAACATGATGATCTAACTGGGCCACCAACAGATGGAGATGGTAGAGTACTGCAATACTTCCGTCGCAATGAGCCATCGTTTAGAGTATTGCAAAAGCTGATAATGGATCCAAAATGGCTAGAGTCCATGAAATACTATACCAAATTTCG GCATACAGGAAACCTGGAGTCTTTTCACAATTTAGTACTTGCTTATGTTTCCAAGAGACATGCATACCA GAATCAAGCTTATCAGGCACGTATCCAGTTGGCTGTATTAGACAACAACGCACACTGCACTAGGGATCCGGCTTACAATAAATCAGGTGCTGCTTTGTATGCTCGCAAGTACAGGAAACAAAGCAAAAAGTGGGATGCAACTCctataaaaaaaagaaaagattACAATTATATGCCTAAAATAATTGACACAATTGAAGAACAACAATACAACTTCAGTGGGCCACTTAAGAAGAAACGTCCTTTGCCACAAGGCCACCCTGCACACATACAAGCCACCATTGGTGACTCACAGCCTACATCTACAAGCATTATTGTGCAAAACAAGAGGTCACGTTTTTCATaa
- the LOC136262982 gene encoding uncharacterized protein isoform X1, with the protein MPPGRPRTGRATYAFVRLREETHKLWLEAKRSLAASSDDALACCLLQNIRRNVSSSALEPLSTPVAKVVGTTQSSDLSVVAGQHRCDDLFLCSTPVHSSTRNESRLVSSDRRGERLKHPVLFRAEEEESSSDCEATPQLQQECNRQAEDSTLTSVSIIDHPSTMLADGYWQQSNWQAEESTLTSVSTIDYSSTMLAEESSQQRFDILLCCIVSIITNSGSVCTSDEIRTVQNASYILNGTSSESDDDTYIVSDDYTSECSSGSEDVEEELESNEISVQGIEGANIKVLCNLDKLLMLFSGKCHKPGCVENCSIAKYKVIGCCVLIHSQCTNKHIFVWKSSEMLTSRTNNKLFQNNLLFASAIILSGQSYYKIADFANVLGLSVSSSSSFHCYQRHYICPGIEVFFNAEQDKLLSTYRGKRVVLAADGRCDSPGNSAKYCTYSLMDHETNKILHVETVDKREVRLQSPNMEREAFSRSIAHVLQLVECPEVITDASSSVRKMIETQYPQMLHSLDVWHKSKKLKKALAEAGKRKGMDKLLKWSSNIVNHFWYCCRTSNGDVQILKIKWSALLHHVIDEHQWLDGRCEHDDLTGPPTDGDGRVLQYFRRNEPSFRVLQKLIMDPKWLESMKYYTKFRHTGNLESFHNLVLAYVSKRHAYQNQAYQARIQLAVLDNNAHCTRDPAYNKSGAALYARKYRKQSKKWDATPIKKRKDYNYMPKIIDTIEEQQYNFSGPLKKKRPLPQGHPAHIQATIGDSQPTSTSIIVQNKRSRFS; encoded by the exons ATGCCACCTGGACGTCCACGTACTGGAAGAGCTACATACGCCTTCGTGAGACTTCGAGAAGAGACTCACAAGTTATGGTTAGAGGCAAAACGTTCCCTTGCGGCTAGTAGCGACGATGCGTTGGCTTGTTGTCTCCTTCAAAATATCCGAAGAAACGTTAGTAGCAGCGCTCTCGAGCCACTGAGTACGCCAGTTGCAAAAGTTGTGGGAACAACACAGAG CTCAGATTTGTCAGTGGTTGCTGGACAACATCGTTGTGATGATTTATTTTTGTGTTCCACACCAGTTCACAGTTCTACAAGAAATGAATCAAGGCTTGTAAGTAGCGACAGAAGAGGTGAGAGGCTCAAGCATCCAGTTTTGTTTCGTGCTGAGGAAGAGGAGTCAAGTAGTGATTGTGAGGCTACACCACAGCTGCAACAGGAGTG TAACAGACAAGCTGAGGACAGTACATTGACATCAGTGTCAATCATAGATCACCCATCAACAAT GCTGGCTGATGGCTACTGGCAACAAAG CAACTGGCAAGCCGAGGAGAGCACATTGACATCTGTTTCAACTATTGATTACTCATCAACCAT GCTGGCCGAAGAAAGCTCACAACAAAGGTTCGATATTTTATTATGTTGTATTGTGTCTATCATAACCAACAGTGGCTCAGTGTGTACCAGTGATGAAATAAG GACTGTACAGAATGCTTCTTATATATTGAATGGCACTTCATCTGAGTCAGATGATGATACGTACATAGTATCGGATGATTA TACATCTGAATGCTCATCTGGCTCTGAAGATGTAGAGGAAGAATTGGAATCCAATGAAATATCTGTACAAG GTATTGAAGGAGCAAACATCAAGGTGTTATGTAACCTGGATAAGCTGTTGATGTTATTCTCTGGAAAATGTCACAAACCTGGTTGTGTAGAGAATTGCTCTATTGCTAAATACAAAGTCATTGGCTGTTGTGTCCTGATTCATAGTCAGTGCACCAATAAGCACATTTTTGTCTGGAAATCATCAGAAATGTTAACTAGCAGAACTAACAATAAACTTTTCCAAAACAACCTTTTATTTGCGTCAGCAATAATTCTATCAGGGCAGAGCTACTATAAAATAGCCGATTTTGCAAATGTGTTGGGGTTATCGGTTTCATCAAGCTCTTCCTTTCATTGCTACCAAAGACATTATATATGTCCTGGAATAGAAGTGTTCTTTAATGCAGAACAG GACAAACTCCTATCCACTTATCGTGGTAAGCGCGTTGTTTTGGCTGCGGACGGAAGATGTGATTCTCCTGGAAACAGTGCTAAATATTGCACGTACTCACTTATGGACCATGAAACTAACAAAATTCTTCATGTTGAAACAGTGGACAAAAGGGAGGTCAGATTGCAGTCACCTAACATGGAACGAGAAGCATTCTCTAGATCCATAGCCCATGTATTGCAGTTGGTTGAATGTCCTGAAGTCATTACTGATGCATCATCCTCAGTGCGCAAGATGATAG AAACTCAGTACCCACAAATGCTGCATTCACTAGATGTTTGGCACAAatcaaaaaaattgaaaaaagCATTAGCTGAG GCTGGTAAGCGCAAGGGCATGGATAAATTATTAAAGTGGAGCTCCAATATTGTGAATCACTTCTGGTACTGTTGTCGTACTAGTAATGGAGATGTACAAATACTGAAG ATAAAGTGGTCTGCCCTGCTACATCATGTCATTGATGAGCATCAATGGCTTGATGGACGATGCGAACATGATGATCTAACTGGGCCACCAACAGATGGAGATGGTAGAGTACTGCAATACTTCCGTCGCAATGAGCCATCGTTTAGAGTATTGCAAAAGCTGATAATGGATCCAAAATGGCTAGAGTCCATGAAATACTATACCAAATTTCG GCATACAGGAAACCTGGAGTCTTTTCACAATTTAGTACTTGCTTATGTTTCCAAGAGACATGCATACCA GAATCAAGCTTATCAGGCACGTATCCAGTTGGCTGTATTAGACAACAACGCACACTGCACTAGGGATCCGGCTTACAATAAATCAGGTGCTGCTTTGTATGCTCGCAAGTACAGGAAACAAAGCAAAAAGTGGGATGCAACTCctataaaaaaaagaaaagattACAATTATATGCCTAAAATAATTGACACAATTGAAGAACAACAATACAACTTCAGTGGGCCACTTAAGAAGAAACGTCCTTTGCCACAAGGCCACCCTGCACACATACAAGCCACCATTGGTGACTCACAGCCTACATCTACAAGCATTATTGTGCAAAACAAGAGGTCACGTTTTTCATaa
- the LOC136263626 gene encoding P2X purinoceptor 7-like, with translation MATRERDSDDEYDRSSSGSTSDSDTDNESTSCSCKNTCQRKKCPCQAANAFCSERCTCGTRQKSCKNKPVQEAERPAGENAMAIRRQQLEEFVTDLDSSECKKLIVAAYENVGGLELAKALLSPPIPDPPQGPSNAPHWCKCGKCRSMPQPSENVCCKNRVCVTTSEVFRQVVLDPHILAVCIVSRSTIYADVPDYSSSSYRWAGYRQWQCGYLGSGNRKVIPSCVVWAIRDKYPAPDGIYLGYRSS, from the exons ATGGCGACACGGGAACGCGACAGTGATGACGAGTACGACAGAAGCTCAAGCGGCTCGACTTCTGATTCTGACACG GATAACGAGTCAACATCGTGTTCCTGTAAAAACACGTGTCAACGAAAAAAATGTCCATGCCAGGCAGCCAATGCATTCTGTTCGGAGCGATGCACCTGTGGCACGAGACAAAAGTCCTGCAAGAACAAA CCTGTACAAGAAGCTGAGAGGCCAGCAGGTGAAAATGCCATGGCCATAAGGAGACAACAACTTGAA GAGTTCGTAACAGACTTAGATTCCAGTGAGTGCAAAAAATTGATAGTTGCTGCGTACGAAAATGTAGGTGGCTTGGAATTAGCAAAGGCACTTCTATCACCTCCAATCCCTGATCCACCACAAGGTCCAAGTAATGCACCACATTGGTGCAAATGTGGTAAATGTAGATCTATGCCCCAACCTTCAGAGAATGTGTGCTGCAAAAACAGAGTTTGTGTGACTACATCTGAGGTGTTTCGACAGGTGGTCTTAGATCCTCATATTTTGGCTGTCTGCATTGTTAGCAGGAGCACAATCTATGCAGATGTTCCAGATTACAGTTCGTCAAGCTATCGGTGGGCTGGGTATAGACAGTGGCAATGCGGCTATCTGGGAAGTGGGAACAGAAAAGTTATCCCATCTTGTGTTGTGTGGGCCATCAGAGACAAGTATCCAGCTCCAGATGGTATATATCTTGGATATCGATCCAGCTAA